One Oryza brachyantha chromosome 3, ObraRS2, whole genome shotgun sequence DNA segment encodes these proteins:
- the LOC121053831 gene encoding uncharacterized protein LOC121053831, whose product MGGGEETMRFLCSHGGRLVPCGPDAGLHYVGGDTRALVVPRDVAFRDLRARLAEKAGAAVNAVRYRLADDGLDEDLLVSVTCDEELAHMRDEYDRLKATRPTASFRVFVSTAGAGAHQRRPPLAPPMMRRTRSEQDLSGRACPCPRPPAGLPAAPPMRRVHSAQELAGGSHSHPCSCGVLGKAVFSDSERAMEKDTSEDAMVAMELENRRACWEFE is encoded by the exons atgggcggaggggaggagacgATGAGGTTTCTCTGCAGccacggcggccgcctcgTGCCGTGCGGCCCCGACGCCGGCCTCCACTacgtcggcggcgacacgCGCGCCCTCGTGGTGCCCCGCGACGTCGCCTTCCGCGACCTCCGGGCGCGCCTGGCGGAgaaggccggcgccgccgtcaacGCGGTCAGGTAccgcctcgccgacgacggccTCGACGAGGACCTGCTCGTGTCGGTCACCTGCGACGAGGAGCTCGCCCACATGAGGGACGAGTACGACCGCCTCAAGGCGACGCGGCCGACCGCGAGCTTCCGGGTCTTCgtctccaccgccggcgccggtgcccaCCAGCGCCGCCCACCGCTGGCGCCACCGATGATGCGCCGCACGCGGAGTGAGCAGGATCTCTCCGGCCGCGCGTGCCcgtgcccgcgcccgccggcAGGgctccccgccgcgccgcccatgCGACGAGTGCACAGCGCGCAGGAGCTCGCCGGGGGCAGCCACTCGCACCC CTGCTCCTGCGGTGTCCTCGGGAAGGCGGTCTTCTCAGACTCCGAGAGGGCAATGGAGAAGGACACAAGTGAAGATGCCATGGTTGCCATGGAGTTGGAGAACCGAAGAGCATGCTGGGAGTTCGAGTGA